CTACTGGCTCACCCCCGGCGGCGGGGTCGAGCCCGGCGACTCGACCGTCGTCGACGCCCTGCACCGCGAGGTGTACGAGGAGCTCGGCGCGAAGATCACCGACGTGGTGCCCTGCTTCGTGGACACCGTGGAGCACATCGGGGAGGACGGCGGCGCGACCGGCGTGAAGGTGCAGCACTTCTTCGTCTGCCGCCTCGAGTCCATGGACCCTTCGCTCCGGCACGGCCCGGAAGTGGAGGAACCCATCGGCGAGTACGAGATCGTACGGGTGCCCTTCACCCGGGTCGGGATCGCCTCCGTCCACCTCGTTCCGCTGTCGCTGCGGCACTACCTGGACGGCAACATCGAGGGCGTGCGCGCCATGCACGCCCCCGACCTCGGCTGAGCAGCGGGTCAGGGCCCGGCCGCGACCAGTTCCTCCACCGAGTCGTGCCGTATGCGGTCCGACGGGATGCCGATGTCCCT
This genomic stretch from Streptomyces sp. Go-475 harbors:
- a CDS encoding NUDIX hydrolase, whose protein sequence is MTVRPVVKRTARAVLLDGDDLILIKRTKPGLDPYWLTPGGGVEPGDSTVVDALHREVYEELGAKITDVVPCFVDTVEHIGEDGGATGVKVQHFFVCRLESMDPSLRHGPEVEEPIGEYEIVRVPFTRVGIASVHLVPLSLRHYLDGNIEGVRAMHAPDLG